A window of Ranitomeya variabilis isolate aRanVar5 chromosome 2, aRanVar5.hap1, whole genome shotgun sequence contains these coding sequences:
- the VMA21 gene encoding vacuolar ATPase assembly integral membrane protein VMA21 — translation METYDKAALNIANIPPAELRQDDTNLLSTLKTLLFFTVLMIMLPIGLYFSSKVFVFEGHYGMSNKDSYFYAAIVAVITVHVVLAMFVYVAWNEGSRQWREGKQD, via the exons atggagacaTACGATAAAGCGGCTCTGAATATCGCCAACATTCCGCCCGCGGAGCTCAGGCA AGATGACACTAATCTACTTTCCACCCTGAAGACTCTCCTGTTCTTCACCGTGTTAATGATTATGCTTCCAATTGGCCTCTACTTCTCCTCTAAGGTTTTTGTGTTTGAAG GTCATTATGGGATGTCCAACAAGGACAGCTACTTTTATGCTGCTATTGTGGCGGTGATCACTGTACacgtggttttggccatgtttgtgtACGTGGCGTGGAATGAAGGTTCTCGGCAGTGGCGTGAAGGAAAACAAGACTGA